In Macadamia integrifolia cultivar HAES 741 chromosome 12, SCU_Mint_v3, whole genome shotgun sequence, the following are encoded in one genomic region:
- the LOC122058394 gene encoding histone H3-like centromeric protein HTR12, with protein sequence MARTKHMATKSVGIGTRISGRTSGGAEATPASPSPSLASGLGARRNAADAPGSSAARQGQRKPYRYRPGTVALREIRHFQKTYKLLIPAAPFIRTVREISYFYSPTVTRWAAEALVALQEAAEDYLVHLFEDAMLCAIHAKRVTLMQKDWALARRLGGKGKPR encoded by the exons ATGGCGAGAACTAAACATATGGCCACCAAGTCCGTAGGTATAGGCACACGAATATCTGGACGAACATCAG GAGGAGCTGAAGCAACTCCGGCATCTCCTAGCCCCAGTTTG GCTTCTGGTCTTGGCGCTAGAAGAAATGCAGCTGATGCACCAGGAA GCTCAGCAGCAAGACAGGGGCAGCGTAAGCCTTACCGCTACCGCCCAGGAACGGTGGCTCTTCGGGAGATTCGTCACTTCCAGAAAACTTATAAACTGCTGATACCGGCTGCACCTTTCATTAGAACT GTAAGGGAGATTAGCTACTTTTATTCCCCAACGGTAACTCGTTGGGCCGCTGAAGCTTTGGTAGCTCTTCAAGAG GCAGCAGAAGATTATCTAGTTCATCTGTTTGAAGATGCAATGCTTTGTGCTATCCACGCGAAGCGTGTAACTCTTA TGCAAAAAGACTGGGCACTAGCGCGACGGCTGGGAGGGAAAGGTAAGCCTCGGTGA
- the LOC122058077 gene encoding protein WHAT'S THIS FACTOR 1, chloroplastic translates to MALAHPISLPKHKPTLLYSNFLPRLPSTLKPFNNNHRNQSPNPNTTFSIAISCSSPNTKIVRSRSLDRNVVKQNKIRFVQKLKTLLLSKPKNYLRLKILSRCRSYLSLPKPRSLLSMIYRYPSIFQLFSIPTPPSHPSPTCTQLCVRLTPAAAAVAAEESALKSTIATKLAAKLQKLLMLATHHRLLLSKLVHIAPDLGLPPNFRSRLCNDYPDRFKTVDTSYGRALELVSWDPELAVPIPPGETRPAGLIVDRPLKFKHLRLRKGLNLKRRHREFLIKFQELPAVSPYSTPAREFLPESMEAEKRACAVVREVLGMLVEKRTLVDHLTHFRKDFGLSNKLRGMLVRHPELFYVSLKGQRDSVFLVEGYDDKGGLVEKDELLVCKERLMELARDAKRMRRERRKAALTVNDDDDDDDEEEEEEREEEEEEEDGFEDLFEEAWEDYGVEEDDAERGELWGAVKDGEFWTVEAASSSVVNGVIGGESLEHW, encoded by the coding sequence ATGGCATTGGCTCACCCCATTTCTCTCCCAAAACACAAACCCACTCTCCTGTACTCCAACTTCCTTCCTCGCCTACCTTCTACTCTCAAACCCTTCAACAACAACCACAGAAACCAGAGCCCTAACCCCAACACCACCTTCTCCATCGCCATCTCCTGCTCATCACCCAACACCAAAATCGTCCGAAGCCGATCACTGGACAGAAACGTAGTGAAGCAGAACAAGATCCGTTTCGTccagaaactcaaaaccctacTTCTCTCCAAACCCAAAAACTACCTGCGTCTAAAAATCCTCTCCAGATGCCGCTCTTACCTCTCCCTCCCAAAGCCTCGCTCTCTCCTCTCCATGATTTATCGCTATCCTTCCATCTTCCAACTCTTCTCCATCCCCACCCCACCTTCTCATCCTTCACCCACCTGTACCCAGCTCTGCGTCCGTCTCACCCCGGCCGCCGCTGCAGTCGCCGCCGAGGAATCCGCTCTCAAATCCACAATTGCCACCAAACTCGCTGCCAAGCTTCAGAAACTGCTCATGCTCGCGACCCACCATCGCCTTCTCTTATCTAAGCTCGTACACATCGCCCCTGACCTGGGTCTCCCGCCAAACTTCCGTTCTCGTCTCTGCAACGATTACCCAGATCGGTTTAAGACCGTGGACACCTCCTATGGCCGAGCCCTCGAGCTTGTCTCTTGGGACCCTGAACTTGCTGTCCCGATTCCACCTGGTGAAACTCGGCCGGCTGGATTGATTGTCGACAGGCCATTGAAATTCAAGCACTTGAGACTCCGAAAGGGGCTAAATTTAAAGCGTCGTCATCGGGAGTTTCTGATTAAATTTCAGGAATTGCCGGCAGTTTCGCCTTATAGTACTCCAGCGAGGGAGTTTCTGCCGGAGTCGATGGAGGCTGAGAAGAGGGCTTGTGCTGTGGTGAGGGAAGTGTTGGGTATGTTGGTGGAGAAGAGGACTTTGGTTGATCATTTGACCCATTTTAGAAAGGATTTTGGGTTGTCTAATAAGCTGAGGGGGATGTTGGTGAGACATCCTGAGTTGTTTTATGTGAGTCTGAAGGGGCAGAGGGATTCAGTGTTCTTGGTGGAAGGGTATGACGACAAGGGTGGGTTGGTGGAGAAGGATGAGCTTTTGGTTTGCAAGGAGAGGTTGATGGAATTGGCGAGGGATGCAAAGAGGatgaggagggagagaagaaaggCTGCTCTTACtgttaatgatgatgatgatgatgatgatgaggaggaggaggaggagagagaagaagaagaagaggaggaagacggTTTCGAGGACTTGTTTGAGGAAGCATGGGAAGATTATGGTgtagaagaagatgatgctGAGAGGGGTGAGCTGTGGGGGGCTGTGAAGGATGGGGAGTTTTGGACTGTTGAGGCCGCTTCTTCTTCTGTGGTTAATGGTGTAATTGGAGGAGAATCTTTGGAGCATTGGTGA
- the LOC122058075 gene encoding metal tolerance protein 2-like isoform X1 translates to MGFRFSNLSPIYKAYVYKISSSSSSSPHTRTRFNYLILPSNSHLQDSVVSNNHHPQYNVPRRWHVGHSHHHHHHSGEEGENIFKLGLAADIALATGKALTGYLSGSTAIIADAAHSISDIVLSGVALWSFQASRAPKDKEHPYGHGKFETLGALGISCMLMATAGGIAWHALDILQGVLTSTSEMENHSSVHEHLHSHGHGGHHHGIDMEHPILALNMTIVSIAVKEGLFWITKRAGEKQGSGLMKANAWHHRADAVSSIVALIGVGGSILGVKFLDPLAGLIVSGMILKAGVENGYQSVMELVDAGVEPHLLDPIKQTILQVEGVRGCHHLRGRKAGSCMHLDVHIEVDPFLSVSAAHDIGENVRRQIQRSHTEVAEVFIHIDPAISQFSPQISNLSENAKGDLMNLNVCAKKNDVEAVVSDILASKFAEKMVVEHITRHQLQGNILLEVEVSMPDEMLIRDAIEVAKRAEKEILKAAPNVNQVSILLRLGHPIARSKSPRICNH, encoded by the exons ATGGGGTTCAGATTCTCAAATCTCAGTCCCATCTACAAAGCCTACGTCTATAAgatctcttcatcttcatcttcatctccaCACACGAGAACGCGCTTCAATTATTTGATTCTCCCCTCCAATTCTCATCTGCAAGACTCGGTAGTCTCCAACAATCATCATCCCCAATACAATGTCCCCAGGAGATGGCACGTAGGCCAttctcaccaccaccaccatcattcgggggaggagggagagaacaTATTCAAGCTGGGTCTGGCTGCCGACATCGCTCTTGCCACCGGGAAAGCTTTGACTGGATACTTGTCCGGCAGCACAGCCATCATCGCCGACGCTGCTCATTCTATCTCTGACATT GTCCTTAGTGGCGTTGCTTTGTGGTCATTTCAGGCTTCGAGGGCTCCTAAGGACAAAGAACACCCATATG GACATGGAAAATTTGAGACTCTGGGAGCTCTTGGAATTTCTTGTATGCTTATGGCCACAGCAGGGGGCATTGCATGGCATGCTTTAGATATTTTGCAA GGAGTGCTGACGTCGACCTCTGAAATGGAAAATCATTCTTCAGTCCATGAGCATTTGCATAGCCATGGTCATGGTGGCCATCACCATGGAATCGACATGGAGCACCCTATCCTGGCTTTGAATATGACTATTGTGTCAATCGCTGTCAAAGAAGG GCTTTTTTGGATAACAAAACGAGCTGGGGAAAAGCAAGGAAGTGGACTAATGAAAGCAAATGCATGGCATCATCGTGCTGATGCTGTCTCGTCAATTGTTGCTCTTATTGGGGTTG GGGGCTCTATTCTCGGAGTGAAGTTTCTAGATCCCCTTGCAGGGCTCATTGTCTCAGGGATGATCCTAAAAGCTGGAGTTGAAAATGGGTACCAGAG TGTCATGGAACTGGTGGATGCTGGAGTTGAGCCGCATCTTTTAGATCCTATTAAACAAACAATACTCCAAGTTGAAGGGGTCAGG GGATGCCACCACTTGAGGGGAAGGAAGGCTGGCTCGTGTATGCATCTTGATGTACACATTGAG GTTGATCCATTTTTGAGTGTTAGTGCTGCACACGATATTGGTGAAAATGTTCGTCGTCAAATCCAGAGATCCCATACTGAAGTAGCTGAAGTTTTCATACACATAG ATCCGGCGATTTCACAGTTTTCTCCCCAAATATCGAACCTATCAGAAAATGCGAAGGGAGATCTTATGAATCTGAATGTCTGTGCAAAGAAAAATGATGTTGAAGCTGTTGTCTCTGACATTCTTGCATCTAAGTTTGCAGAG AAGATGGTCGTCGAGCACATAACACGCCACCAATTACAAGGCAACATTTTACTTGAAGTTGAGGTCTCCATGCCTGATGAGATGTTGATCCG GGATGCCATTGAAGTGGCAAAAAGAGCAGAGAAGGAAATCTTGAAGGCAGCCCCTAATGTAAACCAAGTGAGCATATTACTGAGGTTGGGCCATCCAATCGCACGTTCGAAATCCCCGAGAATCTGTAACCATTGA
- the LOC122058075 gene encoding metal tolerance protein 2-like isoform X2, translated as MGFRFSNLSPIYKAYVYKISSSSSSSPHTRTRFNYLILPSNSHLQDSVVSNNHHPQYNVPRRWHVGHSHHHHHHSGEEGENIFKLGLAADIALATGKALTGYLSGSTAIIADAAHSISDIVLSGVALWSFQASRAPKDKEHPYGHGKFETLGALGISCMLMATAGGIAWHALDILQGVLTSTSEMENHSSVHEHLHSHGHGGHHHGIDMEHPILALNMTIVSIAVKEGLFWITKRAGEKQGSGLMKANAWHHRADAVSSIVALIGVGLIVSGMILKAGVENGYQSVMELVDAGVEPHLLDPIKQTILQVEGVRGCHHLRGRKAGSCMHLDVHIEVDPFLSVSAAHDIGENVRRQIQRSHTEVAEVFIHIDPAISQFSPQISNLSENAKGDLMNLNVCAKKNDVEAVVSDILASKFAEKMVVEHITRHQLQGNILLEVEVSMPDEMLIRDAIEVAKRAEKEILKAAPNVNQVSILLRLGHPIARSKSPRICNH; from the exons ATGGGGTTCAGATTCTCAAATCTCAGTCCCATCTACAAAGCCTACGTCTATAAgatctcttcatcttcatcttcatctccaCACACGAGAACGCGCTTCAATTATTTGATTCTCCCCTCCAATTCTCATCTGCAAGACTCGGTAGTCTCCAACAATCATCATCCCCAATACAATGTCCCCAGGAGATGGCACGTAGGCCAttctcaccaccaccaccatcattcgggggaggagggagagaacaTATTCAAGCTGGGTCTGGCTGCCGACATCGCTCTTGCCACCGGGAAAGCTTTGACTGGATACTTGTCCGGCAGCACAGCCATCATCGCCGACGCTGCTCATTCTATCTCTGACATT GTCCTTAGTGGCGTTGCTTTGTGGTCATTTCAGGCTTCGAGGGCTCCTAAGGACAAAGAACACCCATATG GACATGGAAAATTTGAGACTCTGGGAGCTCTTGGAATTTCTTGTATGCTTATGGCCACAGCAGGGGGCATTGCATGGCATGCTTTAGATATTTTGCAA GGAGTGCTGACGTCGACCTCTGAAATGGAAAATCATTCTTCAGTCCATGAGCATTTGCATAGCCATGGTCATGGTGGCCATCACCATGGAATCGACATGGAGCACCCTATCCTGGCTTTGAATATGACTATTGTGTCAATCGCTGTCAAAGAAGG GCTTTTTTGGATAACAAAACGAGCTGGGGAAAAGCAAGGAAGTGGACTAATGAAAGCAAATGCATGGCATCATCGTGCTGATGCTGTCTCGTCAATTGTTGCTCTTATTGGGGTTG GGCTCATTGTCTCAGGGATGATCCTAAAAGCTGGAGTTGAAAATGGGTACCAGAG TGTCATGGAACTGGTGGATGCTGGAGTTGAGCCGCATCTTTTAGATCCTATTAAACAAACAATACTCCAAGTTGAAGGGGTCAGG GGATGCCACCACTTGAGGGGAAGGAAGGCTGGCTCGTGTATGCATCTTGATGTACACATTGAG GTTGATCCATTTTTGAGTGTTAGTGCTGCACACGATATTGGTGAAAATGTTCGTCGTCAAATCCAGAGATCCCATACTGAAGTAGCTGAAGTTTTCATACACATAG ATCCGGCGATTTCACAGTTTTCTCCCCAAATATCGAACCTATCAGAAAATGCGAAGGGAGATCTTATGAATCTGAATGTCTGTGCAAAGAAAAATGATGTTGAAGCTGTTGTCTCTGACATTCTTGCATCTAAGTTTGCAGAG AAGATGGTCGTCGAGCACATAACACGCCACCAATTACAAGGCAACATTTTACTTGAAGTTGAGGTCTCCATGCCTGATGAGATGTTGATCCG GGATGCCATTGAAGTGGCAAAAAGAGCAGAGAAGGAAATCTTGAAGGCAGCCCCTAATGTAAACCAAGTGAGCATATTACTGAGGTTGGGCCATCCAATCGCACGTTCGAAATCCCCGAGAATCTGTAACCATTGA